In Ipomoea triloba cultivar NCNSP0323 chromosome 15, ASM357664v1, one genomic interval encodes:
- the LOC116006422 gene encoding putative uncharacterized protein DDB_G0277255, whose protein sequence is MVTRVRESGLRGKEKKGSQADNTMPQQHKRTTTTATTTTSRLMSSSSPSIASSVPNYLRPTTASSAVQVAGDKPSPARRKSLDRPLSHLDTHRNLTGDKPSPARRKSFDRPIQSLHSPLSSPSSSPFSTSSQPYKPTFSRTKSSLDRPKSSTAMSRTSEANDRRGKIMTRSISSVSKSSSIAHNHHLKTTPNKTQKNSTRKQPGNTTLSSKPINKKPTETILITNHHQEPSVPIPQSADHHKSEVSATPNPNQTETNNNSKIIVQEKENIIVVVSLDHEEFEDLKSIEDCSSLSSVLEDPVDTITEEGDAEEISVVPENLQESGQTQSADTMPPTTPEDPQVEDKVDGEINNTNNLKETTLADPKPADEISVEEKGDETMHDNNCNENKAENQEEGEEEERKKEKDKKADNQYHHQEVAEEEVKEMTYDQSSNNNNNNNNNNVVQQPETNKPALKRNESVVSNDVIEETASKLREQRKNKVKALAGAFETVISLQDK, encoded by the coding sequence ATGGTAACAAGGGTGAGGGAGAGTGGATTGAGGGGAAAGGAGAAGAAAGGAAGTCAAGCTGATAACACCATGCCACAACAACACAAAAGAACCACAACCACCGCCACGACCACCACCTCGAGATTAATGtcgtcttcttctccttcaattgCTAGTTCTGTCCCGAACTATCTCCGGCCCACCACCGCCTCCTCGGCCGTGCAGGTGGCCGGAGACAAGCCATCGCCGGCCAGAAGAAAGTCCTTGGATAGGCCACTATCCCATCTCGACACCCACCGGAATCTCACCGGAGATAAACCATCGCCGGCCAGAAGAAAGTCCTTTGACAGACCAATTCAATCACTACATTCCCCACTTTCTtccccttcttcttctcctttttctaCCTCCTCTCAACCATATAAGCCCACTTTTTCCAGAACAAAATCCAGTTTGGACAGGCCAAAATCATCCACAGCAATGTCAAGAACTTCTGAAGCTAATGATAGGAGGGGCAAAATTATGACAAGATCCATTTCTTCAGTCTCCAAATCTTCTTCCATTGCCCATAATCATCATTTGAAGACTACTCCCAATAAGACACAGAAAAACAGTACCAGAAAACAACCTGGTAATACCACATTGTCTTCAAAGCCAATCAATAAAAAGCCAACAGAGACCATCTTAATCACAAATCATCACCAAGAACCATCTGTTCCAATTCCACAATCCGCAGATCATCATAAATCAGAGGTTTCTGCTACCCCCAATCCAAATCAAACCGAaaccaacaacaacagcaaaataatagtacaagaaaaggaaaacattatTGTTGTGGTTTCATTAGATCATGAGGAATTTGAGGATCTCAAGTCCATTGAAGATTGTTCCTCGTTATCATCAGTCCTAGAAGATCCCGTGGACACCATTACAGAGGAAGGAGATGCAGAGGAGATCTCAGTAGTGCCCGAAAACCTCCAAGAAAGCGGCCAAACACAAAGTGCAGACACAATGCCACCAACAACACCTGAAGATCCACAGGTGGAAGATAAAGTCGACGGGGAAATCAACAACACCAACAACCTAAAGGAAACAACTCTTGCAGACCCAAAGCCTGCAGATGAAATTTCTGTGGAAGAAAAGGGAGATGAGACTATGCATGATAATAACTGCAACGAAAACAAGGCAGAAAACCAAGAAGAAGGGGAAGAAGAGGAaaggaagaaagagaaagacaAGAAAGCAGACAACCAATATCATCATCAGGAAGTAGCTGAAGAAGAAGTTAAGGAAATGACTTATGATCAGAGCagcaacaataacaacaacaacaacaacaacaatgttgTTCAGCAGCCAGAAACCAATAAACCGGCATTGAAGAGAAACGAGAGTGTGGTGTCTAATGATGTGATTGAGGAGACTGCAAGCAAGCTTCGAGAACAAAGGAAGAATAAGGTGAAAGCACTTGCTGGGGCTTTTGAAACAGTCATATCTTTGCAAGACAAGTGA
- the LOC116007457 gene encoding vacuolar protein sorting-associated protein 32 homolog 2-like: MFTRIFGKPKQETNALATLDKLNETLEMLEKKEKVLQKKAAAEVERAKEFTRAKNKRAAIQCLKRKRLYEQQIEQLGNFQLRIHDQMIMLEGAKATTETVDALRTGAAAMKAMQKATNIDDVDKTMDEINEQTENMKQIQEALSTPIGAAADFDEDELEAELEELEEAELEEQLLQPATTAPAAPIHVPVGRQPERHAPRKNTAEEDELAALQAEMAL; this comes from the exons ATGTTTACGCGAATCTTCGGGAAACCTAAACAGGAAACAAATGCTCTAGCCACACTTGACAAGTTGAATGAG ACCCTTGAGATGTTAGAGAAAAAGGAGAAAGTTTTACAGAAGAAAGCTGCTGCTGAAGTTGAAAGGGCAAAGGAGTTTACTAGAGCTAAAAACAAAAGGG CTGCAATTCAATGTCTTAAAAGGAAAAGGCTTTATGAACAGCAAATTGAACAGCTTGGTAACTTCCAATTACGCATTCATGATCAG ATGATAATGCTAGAAGGTGCAAAAGCCACAACAGAGACTGTTGATGCTTTGAGAACTGGAGCAGCTGCAATGAAAGCCATGCAAAAGGCAAC GaatattgatgatgtagacAAAACGATGGATGAAATTAATGAGCAGACGGAGAATATGAAACAGATTCAGGAGGCACTGTCTACACCAATTGGAGCCGCAGCTGATTTTGATGAG GACGAATTGGAGGCAGAACTTGAGGAACTAGAAGAAGCTGAATTGGAGGAACAACTTCTTCAACCTGCCACCACAGCACCTGCTGCACCAATTCATGTACCAGTGGGTAGGCAACCAGAACGTCATGCTCCTCGGAAGAATACCGCTGAGGAAGATGAGCTTGCTGCTTTGCAGGCAGAAATGGCTCTTTAG
- the LOC116006305 gene encoding zinc finger CCCH domain-containing protein 16-like isoform X1, whose product MLYIYTVQLFVCCTDEEVEHSYEEFYEDVHTEFLKFGEIVNFKVCRNSSSHLRGNVYVQYKSLDSAVLAYQSINGRYFAGKQITCEFVSVTRWKVAICGEFMKSRLKACSRGTACNFIHCFRNPGGDYEWADWDKPPPNYWIKTMAALFGYSDESVYDRQFEREDSEHIRHHSGRFQSRESRRSRSREDRSLTIHKERDVRRREQRKQPKGVDDKRCEEERNSRTNQRHKNSSYDDSESDRYWSAKNRDGLDHCDSDRKRSRHSVSERSESQDRRDDGKSRSSSTDSDSDLFGRKREGDAELGHTTKNKRHVKKAPEDLDDLAYSKSRAYSTDRNRESHHNARGRSSSKFQNTVSVSSDDHWDNKTKSPRTNANGDQTAGVKDSQRANTRKSSRCLNEVSLDNNDVQEYKRSDEDHSGYAGSISQSPRYHTGEDIDERGRWEPGKEIAKDRNVESNKRKASDYSHKERKKKHRSHHSRSDKGDS is encoded by the exons GTATGCAGAAACAGTTCATCCCATTTACGGGGGAATGTCTATGTGCAGTATAAATCATTGGATTCCGCTGTGCTTGCTTATCAATCTATAAATGGTCGTTATTTTGCTGGCAAACAG ATTACATGTGAATTTGTTAG CGTGACAAGATGGAAGGTTGCTATATGCGGGGAGTTTATGAAATCAAGGCTTAAG GCATGTTCTCGTGGAACAGCATGCAATTTTATCCACTGTTTCAGAAACCCTGGTGGAGATTATGAATGGGCAGATTGGGATAAGCCACCCCCAAATTACTGGATTAAAACGATGGCTGCATTGTTTGGCTATTCAGATGAGTCTGTCTATGATAGGCAATTTGAGCGAGAAGACTCTGAACATATCAG GCATCACTCTGGAAGATTTCAGTCAAGAGAGAGTCGAAGGTCTCGATCAAGAGAGGATAGGAGTTTAACAATCCATAAGGAACGCGATGTTCGAAGGAGAGAACAGAGAAAGCAGCCCAAAGGTGTTGATGATAAAAGATGTGAAGAAGAGAGAAATTCTAGAACTAACCAGCGTCATAAAAATAGCTCTTATGATGATAGCGAATCTGATAGATATTGGTCGGCTAAAAATAGAGATGGACTTGACCACTGTGACAGCGACAGGAAAAGATCAAGACACTCGGTGTCTGAAAGATCAGAATCTCAAGATCGTCGTGATGATGGGAAGAGCAGAAGTAGTAGCACTGATTCTGATTCAGATTTGTTTGGCAGAAAAAGAGAGGGGGATGCTGAGCTTGGACACACTACAAAGAACAAAAGACATGTAAAGAAGGCACCCGAAGACCTAGATGATTTGGCATACAGCAAAAGTAGAGCATACAGTACTGATAGAAACAGAGAATCACACCACAATGCCAGGGGAAGAAGCTCCAGTAAATTTCAAAACACTGTGTCTGTATCATCAGACGATCATTGGGATAACAAGACCAAATCTCCTCGTACAAATGCAAATGGAGATCAGACTGCTGGGGTCAAAGATAGCCAGCGAGCAAACACCAGGAAATCCTCAAGGTGTTTGAATGAAGTCTCACTCGATAATAATGATGttcaagaatataaaagatccGACGAGGATCATTCTGGGTATGCGGGGAGCATATCCCAGAGTCCCAGATACCACACCGGTGAAGATATTGATGAAAGAGGCAGGTGGGAACCTGGCAAAGAAATTGCTAAAGACCGCAATGTGGAATCCAACAAGAGAAAGGCATCTGATTATAGCCATAAGGAGCGTAAGAAAAAGCACAGAAGTCATCACAGCAGAAGTGATAAAGGTGATTCTTAA
- the LOC116006305 gene encoding zinc finger CCCH domain-containing protein 16-like isoform X2: MLYIYTVQLFVCCTDEEVEHSYEEFYEDVHTEFLKFGEIVNFKVCRNSSSHLRGNVYVQYKSLDSAVLAYQSINGRYFAGKQVAICGEFMKSRLKACSRGTACNFIHCFRNPGGDYEWADWDKPPPNYWIKTMAALFGYSDESVYDRQFEREDSEHIRHHSGRFQSRESRRSRSREDRSLTIHKERDVRRREQRKQPKGVDDKRCEEERNSRTNQRHKNSSYDDSESDRYWSAKNRDGLDHCDSDRKRSRHSVSERSESQDRRDDGKSRSSSTDSDSDLFGRKREGDAELGHTTKNKRHVKKAPEDLDDLAYSKSRAYSTDRNRESHHNARGRSSSKFQNTVSVSSDDHWDNKTKSPRTNANGDQTAGVKDSQRANTRKSSRCLNEVSLDNNDVQEYKRSDEDHSGYAGSISQSPRYHTGEDIDERGRWEPGKEIAKDRNVESNKRKASDYSHKERKKKHRSHHSRSDKGDS, translated from the exons GTATGCAGAAACAGTTCATCCCATTTACGGGGGAATGTCTATGTGCAGTATAAATCATTGGATTCCGCTGTGCTTGCTTATCAATCTATAAATGGTCGTTATTTTGCTGGCAAACAG GTTGCTATATGCGGGGAGTTTATGAAATCAAGGCTTAAG GCATGTTCTCGTGGAACAGCATGCAATTTTATCCACTGTTTCAGAAACCCTGGTGGAGATTATGAATGGGCAGATTGGGATAAGCCACCCCCAAATTACTGGATTAAAACGATGGCTGCATTGTTTGGCTATTCAGATGAGTCTGTCTATGATAGGCAATTTGAGCGAGAAGACTCTGAACATATCAG GCATCACTCTGGAAGATTTCAGTCAAGAGAGAGTCGAAGGTCTCGATCAAGAGAGGATAGGAGTTTAACAATCCATAAGGAACGCGATGTTCGAAGGAGAGAACAGAGAAAGCAGCCCAAAGGTGTTGATGATAAAAGATGTGAAGAAGAGAGAAATTCTAGAACTAACCAGCGTCATAAAAATAGCTCTTATGATGATAGCGAATCTGATAGATATTGGTCGGCTAAAAATAGAGATGGACTTGACCACTGTGACAGCGACAGGAAAAGATCAAGACACTCGGTGTCTGAAAGATCAGAATCTCAAGATCGTCGTGATGATGGGAAGAGCAGAAGTAGTAGCACTGATTCTGATTCAGATTTGTTTGGCAGAAAAAGAGAGGGGGATGCTGAGCTTGGACACACTACAAAGAACAAAAGACATGTAAAGAAGGCACCCGAAGACCTAGATGATTTGGCATACAGCAAAAGTAGAGCATACAGTACTGATAGAAACAGAGAATCACACCACAATGCCAGGGGAAGAAGCTCCAGTAAATTTCAAAACACTGTGTCTGTATCATCAGACGATCATTGGGATAACAAGACCAAATCTCCTCGTACAAATGCAAATGGAGATCAGACTGCTGGGGTCAAAGATAGCCAGCGAGCAAACACCAGGAAATCCTCAAGGTGTTTGAATGAAGTCTCACTCGATAATAATGATGttcaagaatataaaagatccGACGAGGATCATTCTGGGTATGCGGGGAGCATATCCCAGAGTCCCAGATACCACACCGGTGAAGATATTGATGAAAGAGGCAGGTGGGAACCTGGCAAAGAAATTGCTAAAGACCGCAATGTGGAATCCAACAAGAGAAAGGCATCTGATTATAGCCATAAGGAGCGTAAGAAAAAGCACAGAAGTCATCACAGCAGAAGTGATAAAGGTGATTCTTAA